A genome region from Cognatishimia activa includes the following:
- a CDS encoding F0F1 ATP synthase subunit delta — translation MSEPASISQGIAARYATAVFEIAKESKGVAKLEKGIDALSAALEDSADLRELINSPVYSRDVQGKAIAAVAAKMGLDDVLTNTLSLMAENRRLFVLPQLVARLRDLVAEDKGEVTADVTSAKALTKTQSDKLAKTLKERVGKDVKINATVDESLIGGLVVKVGSKMIDTSIRSKLNSLQNAMKEVG, via the coding sequence GTGTCCGAACCAGCTTCGATTTCACAAGGCATCGCCGCGCGCTATGCCACTGCGGTTTTCGAGATCGCAAAAGAGTCCAAAGGTGTTGCTAAGCTCGAAAAAGGCATTGATGCCTTGAGCGCAGCCCTGGAAGACAGCGCAGACCTGCGCGAGTTGATCAATTCCCCGGTGTATTCCCGTGACGTACAGGGCAAGGCCATTGCAGCGGTTGCTGCGAAAATGGGCTTGGACGATGTGCTCACCAACACCCTGAGCTTGATGGCGGAGAACCGTCGTCTGTTCGTTCTGCCTCAGCTGGTTGCGCGCCTGCGTGATCTGGTGGCAGAGGACAAAGGCGAAGTGACCGCAGATGTCACCTCGGCCAAGGCTCTGACGAAGACTCAATCTGACAAACTGGCCAAGACGCTCAAAGAGCGCGTTGGCAAGGATGTCAAAATTAATGCGACCGTTGATGAATCTCTCATCGGCGGTCTCGTCGTTAAGGTGGGCTCGAAGATGATCGACACGTCGATCCGCTCCAAGCTCAATTCCCTTCAGAATGCAATGAAAGAGGTCGGATAA
- a CDS encoding methyltransferase domain-containing protein → MHLDVKDLRNFYYRSTLGRAAQKAVRDEVLKLWPTAKGQTVVGFGFAVPLLRPYLPEARRVIGLMPAPQGVMPWPAGIPNVSVLCEETEWPIDTGRIDRLVMMHGLENSESPSELLEEAFRALGPGGRALFIVPHRSGLWSRSDRTPFGYGRPYSTSQLEAQLKRHGFTPERHRTTLYQPPSHKRFWRKTSRVWENTGQALSPVLAGGVLMVEASKRMKAPSGGVAEAVRKPLEILAPKPEVAAIRSKCR, encoded by the coding sequence ATGCATCTTGATGTGAAAGATCTGCGGAATTTCTACTATCGAAGCACCCTCGGGCGCGCGGCCCAAAAGGCTGTGCGGGACGAAGTTCTGAAACTCTGGCCGACCGCCAAAGGGCAGACCGTCGTGGGCTTTGGGTTCGCGGTGCCTTTGCTGCGTCCGTATTTGCCCGAGGCGCGTCGTGTGATCGGCTTGATGCCGGCGCCTCAGGGTGTGATGCCCTGGCCCGCGGGGATCCCGAATGTCTCGGTGCTGTGTGAAGAAACTGAGTGGCCGATTGATACGGGGCGGATCGACCGGCTTGTCATGATGCATGGACTCGAGAACAGCGAAAGCCCGAGTGAATTGTTGGAGGAAGCGTTCCGCGCTTTGGGGCCCGGCGGTCGTGCGCTCTTTATTGTGCCGCATCGCTCTGGGCTTTGGTCGCGGTCCGATCGCACGCCCTTTGGATATGGGCGGCCCTATTCCACCAGCCAGCTTGAGGCGCAGCTGAAGCGTCACGGGTTTACACCGGAACGTCATCGCACGACGCTGTATCAGCCGCCGAGCCACAAGAGGTTCTGGCGTAAGACCAGCCGTGTTTGGGAAAACACCGGACAAGCTTTGTCGCCGGTTCTGGCCGGTGGTGTTTTGATGGTTGAGGCGAGCAAACGCATGAAAGCGCCCAGCGGCGGCGTGGCCGAAGCGGTGCGCAAGCCGCTCGAGATCTTGGCGCCCAAGCCAGAAGTTGCGGCGATCCGATCAAAGTGCAGGTGA